Proteins found in one Bremerella volcania genomic segment:
- a CDS encoding PVC-type heme-binding CxxCH protein, whose amino-acid sequence MPSVPPRAAAEALQTFQVADGFRIELAAAEPSVVDPVAMAFDADGRLFVIEMRGYSEDDSDMLGRVRLLEDVNDDGIYEKSTIFAEGFSWPTAICCTRKGILVGAAPDIIWLKDTDGDGKADERQAVFTGFNKSNVQGLLNTFQWGLDNRIHGVTSSSGGNVQRVVDGKPTGKPISLRGRDFSIDPRTMEMIAISGGGQHGMSMNSWGEKFTCSNSDHLQQILFEDRYLARNPYLSIPSVRRSIAQDGPQAEVYRTSPVEAWRVIRTKLRAAKIVPGIVEGGGRPAGYFTGATGVTIFRGDAWPKRFQGLAIIGDVGSNLIHRKRLVEHGVAYQGIRIDESEEFVSSSDIWFRPVQYANAPDGSLYVADMYREVIEHPKSLPPMIKKHLDLTSGRDRGRIYRIVVNDYQRRSTPRMTAMNTLELVSLLNHPNSWHRETAARLIYERQDNTVVSQIERSVTKASLPEGRVISLSALSGLKKLSPGVLLAAMHDEHPRVRQHAIRLAEPLLEKSPELRQQIANLAGDSTVHVRFQVALSAGYLPDEVKVSVLKQLARSDGENPDFQAAIQSSLRTNAGRLLAELALDDSAPKELLSLLARQIGKQQRPDDIANVAKLLPKLNSDQPKVFQFVITHLAIPPGSSLAQQMAKATNGESEEVINKMVARAKATLKNRDAPIADRIRAVDVLQYGPFDPTTFGKLLEPSQPLALQEAALKEMQGFTEPEVAELLVSRWPNMAPGVRTKASGILTSRATWVGVLLDAIDNETIPTSDVDGSQLVELKPILSEQQGRRIDSLLNRPSHSDRAAIITAYRSSLTMDGEKERGQKVFNKHCTACHQFNGEGHPIGPNLAAMKNRGAEAILVNILNPNAEVNPQYLNYICLTNDGRTISGVITNETATSITLVQADNKSETILRIDIEQLKSTGVSLMPEGLEKVIDQQAMSDLLNYITQSE is encoded by the coding sequence TTGCCGTCTGTTCCTCCGAGAGCTGCTGCTGAGGCCTTGCAGACGTTTCAGGTTGCCGATGGATTTCGTATCGAGTTGGCTGCAGCCGAGCCCAGTGTGGTTGATCCAGTCGCGATGGCTTTCGATGCCGATGGTCGACTGTTTGTCATTGAGATGCGCGGCTACTCCGAAGACGACAGCGACATGCTCGGACGCGTGCGTTTGCTCGAGGATGTCAACGACGATGGCATCTATGAAAAGAGTACTATTTTCGCCGAAGGATTTTCCTGGCCAACCGCCATTTGCTGTACACGGAAAGGCATCCTGGTCGGCGCGGCCCCCGATATTATTTGGTTGAAAGATACCGACGGCGATGGAAAGGCAGATGAGCGGCAGGCCGTCTTTACGGGTTTCAACAAATCGAACGTGCAGGGCCTGCTAAATACGTTCCAATGGGGGCTCGATAACCGCATTCACGGCGTGACCAGCTCCAGTGGTGGAAATGTGCAAAGGGTCGTTGACGGAAAGCCAACAGGCAAACCAATCTCCTTGCGCGGACGCGACTTTTCGATCGATCCCCGCACCATGGAAATGATCGCGATCAGTGGCGGTGGTCAGCATGGCATGAGCATGAACAGCTGGGGGGAAAAGTTCACGTGCAGTAATAGCGATCATCTACAACAGATCCTCTTCGAGGATCGCTACTTGGCCCGAAATCCCTATCTGAGCATCCCCTCAGTGCGGCGCAGTATCGCCCAAGATGGCCCGCAGGCCGAAGTTTACCGAACAAGCCCGGTCGAAGCCTGGCGCGTGATTCGTACGAAGCTCCGCGCCGCGAAAATCGTGCCTGGAATTGTCGAAGGAGGAGGGCGGCCGGCCGGATACTTCACGGGTGCTACCGGAGTAACCATCTTTCGAGGAGATGCTTGGCCGAAGCGTTTCCAGGGGCTGGCGATCATTGGAGATGTCGGCAGTAATCTGATCCATCGCAAACGGCTTGTTGAACATGGCGTCGCTTATCAAGGCATTCGGATCGACGAAAGCGAAGAGTTCGTCTCTTCAAGTGATATCTGGTTTCGTCCTGTTCAATACGCCAATGCTCCCGATGGGTCCCTCTATGTGGCGGATATGTACCGCGAAGTAATCGAGCACCCTAAGTCACTCCCTCCGATGATCAAAAAACATCTTGACCTGACCAGTGGCAGGGATCGAGGACGAATCTACCGAATCGTCGTAAACGACTACCAGCGACGGTCAACGCCACGAATGACAGCTATGAATACCCTGGAACTCGTTTCTCTTCTCAATCATCCCAATTCGTGGCATCGTGAAACGGCCGCCCGCCTCATCTATGAGCGGCAAGACAATACGGTAGTGTCACAAATTGAAAGAAGCGTCACCAAGGCATCCTTGCCTGAAGGACGTGTCATCTCACTCTCAGCGCTATCAGGTCTCAAGAAGCTTTCACCGGGGGTATTGCTTGCTGCCATGCATGACGAGCACCCACGCGTTCGCCAGCACGCTATCCGTTTGGCTGAACCGCTACTTGAAAAGTCACCGGAACTTCGACAACAGATCGCCAATCTAGCGGGTGACTCCACTGTGCACGTTCGCTTTCAAGTGGCCCTCTCGGCTGGTTACCTCCCAGATGAAGTGAAAGTAAGCGTGCTCAAACAATTGGCGAGATCTGATGGAGAGAACCCCGATTTCCAGGCCGCTATCCAAAGTTCTCTCAGGACAAACGCCGGCCGGCTGCTTGCCGAACTTGCGTTAGACGACTCAGCCCCCAAGGAGTTGCTATCCTTACTCGCTCGACAAATCGGCAAACAACAGCGCCCCGACGACATAGCAAATGTCGCCAAGTTACTGCCTAAGCTGAATAGCGATCAACCGAAAGTGTTTCAGTTCGTAATAACCCACCTGGCAATACCACCAGGTAGCTCTCTCGCCCAGCAGATGGCCAAAGCCACTAACGGAGAGTCCGAGGAAGTCATCAACAAGATGGTCGCTCGGGCCAAAGCTACGCTCAAGAATCGGGATGCCCCCATCGCGGACCGAATCCGTGCGGTCGACGTCCTTCAATATGGCCCGTTCGACCCAACTACCTTTGGCAAGTTACTAGAGCCATCCCAGCCGCTGGCACTTCAGGAAGCTGCTTTAAAAGAAATGCAGGGTTTCACGGAGCCGGAAGTAGCGGAGCTCTTGGTTTCTCGCTGGCCGAACATGGCCCCAGGAGTGCGAACGAAAGCCTCGGGGATTCTTACCTCTAGGGCAACCTGGGTCGGTGTCCTTCTGGATGCGATCGATAACGAAACGATTCCGACCTCAGACGTCGATGGCTCGCAGTTGGTTGAGTTGAAACCCATCCTTTCTGAACAACAAGGAAGACGCATCGACTCGCTGCTCAATCGTCCGTCTCATTCGGACCGCGCAGCCATCATCACGGCGTACCGTTCATCGCTCACAATGGACGGAGAGAAGGAGCGAGGCCAAAAAGTTTTCAACAAGCATTGTACGGCCTGTCATCAGTTCAATGGAGAAGGGCACCCGATCGGTCCCAACCTGGCTGCCATGAAGAACCGCGGCGCCGAGGCCATTCTGGTGAACATCTTGAATCCCAATGCGGAAGTGAATCCTCAGTACTTGAACTACATCTGTCTAACTAACGATGGACGAACCATCTCGGGAGTGATCACGAACGAGACTGCCACAAGCATTACGCTTGTTCAGGCAGACAATAAGTCAGAGACCATTCTTCGGATCGATATCGAACAGCTCAAAAGCACCGGCGTATCCCTGATGCCAGAAGGGCTCGAGAAGGTAATCGACCAGCAAGCCATGTCCGATCTGCTGAACTACATCACTCAATCTGAGTGA
- a CDS encoding glutamate decarboxylase produces MSLHAKKAVREMLDDDIYASNDLSIQIPKYKFPSDESDPRHVYSIVHDELMLDGNSRQNLATFCQTWVEPEVHKLMDECIDKNMVDKDEYPQTAENEARCVHMLADLWNSPHGADTVGCSTTGSSEAAMLGGMAMKRRWEAKRKKQGKSIDKPNLITGPVQICWHKFARYWDIELREIPLEGNRFIMTPEEVMKRCDENTIGVVPTLGVTFTCQFEPVQAVSEALDQYETETGIDIPIHVDGASGGFLAPFCAPELVWDFRLPRVKSINSSGHKFGLAPLGAGWIIWREESDLPEELVFCVNYLGGNMRDIALNFSRPGGQIVCQYYNFLRLGKEGYRRIHTACYETAQYLSAEIAKLGPFEIIYGGRMDSGIPALCWRIREGLRPGFTLYDLADRLRARGWQVPAYSLPPNRQDLAIQRILVRHGVSRDLAALLLEDMKRALEYFEQHPIQTPLTEDEASGFHH; encoded by the coding sequence ATGTCGCTTCACGCCAAGAAGGCCGTACGGGAAATGCTGGACGATGACATTTATGCATCGAATGACCTGTCGATACAGATCCCCAAGTACAAGTTCCCATCGGATGAAAGCGATCCGCGGCACGTTTACTCAATCGTTCATGACGAACTGATGCTCGATGGGAATTCACGGCAGAACTTGGCAACTTTCTGTCAGACGTGGGTTGAGCCGGAAGTCCATAAGCTGATGGATGAGTGTATCGACAAGAACATGGTCGATAAGGATGAGTATCCTCAGACAGCGGAAAACGAAGCTCGTTGCGTGCATATGCTGGCCGATCTCTGGAATTCACCCCACGGAGCCGATACGGTCGGGTGCTCGACAACCGGTTCCAGCGAAGCGGCAATGCTCGGCGGTATGGCGATGAAACGTCGTTGGGAGGCGAAACGAAAAAAGCAGGGCAAGTCGATCGACAAGCCCAATTTGATTACGGGCCCGGTTCAGATTTGCTGGCATAAGTTTGCTCGGTACTGGGACATTGAACTTCGTGAAATCCCCTTGGAGGGAAATCGCTTCATCATGACGCCAGAAGAGGTCATGAAACGCTGCGATGAGAACACCATTGGCGTCGTACCTACTCTCGGCGTGACGTTTACCTGTCAGTTTGAACCAGTTCAGGCGGTTTCCGAAGCTCTTGATCAGTATGAGACGGAGACCGGGATTGATATTCCGATTCATGTGGATGGAGCGAGTGGTGGTTTCCTGGCCCCCTTTTGCGCCCCTGAGTTGGTTTGGGACTTTCGGCTGCCGCGCGTGAAATCGATCAACAGTTCTGGACACAAGTTTGGTCTGGCACCACTAGGAGCAGGCTGGATCATCTGGCGCGAAGAGTCGGACTTGCCAGAGGAACTCGTGTTTTGTGTCAATTACCTGGGAGGCAACATGCGTGACATCGCGCTCAACTTCTCACGACCAGGCGGTCAGATCGTGTGTCAGTACTACAACTTCTTGCGACTGGGCAAGGAAGGTTATCGTCGAATTCATACGGCATGTTATGAGACAGCCCAGTATCTTTCGGCTGAGATTGCCAAATTGGGGCCGTTTGAAATCATTTACGGCGGTAGGATGGATTCGGGTATTCCTGCTCTATGTTGGCGAATCCGTGAGGGGCTTCGTCCTGGATTCACACTGTATGACCTTGCGGACCGTCTGCGTGCTCGCGGATGGCAAGTTCCGGCGTATTCCCTTCCGCCCAATCGCCAGGATCTGGCGATTCAACGAATTTTGGTCCGTCATGGCGTGAGTCGCGACTTAGCGGCACTCCTGTTGGAAGACATGAAGCGGGCTTTGGAATACTTCGAGCAACATCCGATTCAAACTCCGCTCACCGAAGACGAGGCGTCTGGATTCCATCATTGA
- a CDS encoding PSD1 and planctomycete cytochrome C domain-containing protein, which produces MWHRLYFILSVVALSYATVRAEERIDFNRQIRPILSDRCFQCHGPDEEERYGGFRLDVRDGAIQAADSGSTPIVPGKPDESELLLRVVTDDASIQMPPPEAKKPHLTKQEAELIKTWIEQGAAWSPHWSFVAPKRPQLPAVKNSEWIRNPIDRFILARLEKEGLTPSAEADRRTLIRRVTLDLVGLPPTPQEVDAFIADESPEAYERLVDRLLASPHYGERMAWPWLDAARYADTNGYQGDPERTMWPWRDWVVDALNNNMPFDQFTLDQLAGDQRPNATHAQVIASGFNRNHMHNGEGGRIAEETRVENVFDRTETTATVWLGLTFTCCRCHTHKFDPITNTEYFALYDFFNQTSEAGGIRGGAVPPAITYISEENRAKLNQYDQQLARLNQTLLNDDPAADSAQAIWEEEQRAVQPWTMPTLVDFQTSGKSKLVQLEDGSLRAEGARPDQDVYTIVARTDRENLKSIRLEAIKDDVASPAGSTGRADNGNAVLSEFEVFVRPLKSSDENEVPLKIASGKAEHAQSGHPLEAAFDGQNAGGGGWATEGFRRKESNTAIFNTKEPFGFEGGTEIRFVIRCESQHIAHTLARVRLSVGDGDGKESLSPEIWQALNKPSETRSSKEANALRRLFRSKYYPGGSTDGKTYQEVSRQIQKAEADRKKLRETLDKTKVMVMDTLEKGRETRILEKGLYNKPIGDVVSPGVPSVLPALPDDAPRDRLALAKWLVESDNPLTSRVIVNRYWQLFFGQGLVTTPEDFGTQGKRPSHPDLLDWLAVEFQASGWDVKAIHRLIVTSATYRQSAQQSPQLRERDPQNVLLARQNRFRLPSWMIRDQALSVSGLASLQMGGPPVKPYQPEGIWAEATFGKKKYQQDHGDALYRRSLYVFWRRIVGPTMFFDVANRQTCSVETAITNTPLHALTTLNDIAYIEAARGLATRVISKAEDPGDRIREIYSYLLSRPPSEEELGIVRRRLELLESEFNGDPEKAKQLLEIGESQPDDSIPAVELAAYTALCNALMNLDEVLNRP; this is translated from the coding sequence ATGTGGCACCGTCTCTATTTCATCCTCTCCGTGGTGGCATTATCGTACGCGACGGTTAGGGCCGAAGAGCGTATTGATTTCAATCGGCAAATCCGTCCAATACTTTCGGATCGCTGTTTTCAGTGTCATGGTCCGGACGAAGAGGAACGCTATGGCGGGTTTCGACTCGATGTCCGCGACGGAGCTATTCAGGCAGCGGATTCAGGCAGTACTCCGATCGTTCCCGGCAAACCTGACGAGAGTGAATTGCTTTTGCGTGTGGTGACGGATGATGCGTCAATTCAGATGCCGCCGCCTGAGGCCAAGAAGCCCCATTTGACCAAGCAAGAAGCGGAACTCATCAAAACCTGGATTGAGCAAGGTGCTGCATGGTCTCCCCATTGGTCCTTTGTCGCACCCAAACGCCCTCAACTGCCGGCAGTTAAGAATTCGGAATGGATTCGCAATCCAATCGATCGATTCATTTTGGCACGATTGGAAAAGGAAGGCCTTACTCCTTCGGCAGAGGCAGACAGGCGAACACTTATTCGGCGGGTCACACTCGATCTTGTTGGCCTACCCCCAACACCGCAGGAGGTGGATGCATTTATTGCCGACGAGTCGCCAGAAGCGTACGAGAGATTGGTCGATCGGCTGTTGGCTTCTCCTCACTACGGCGAGCGAATGGCATGGCCCTGGCTGGATGCGGCACGTTACGCGGACACCAACGGCTATCAGGGGGATCCGGAACGCACGATGTGGCCGTGGAGAGATTGGGTCGTCGATGCGCTGAACAATAATATGCCGTTCGATCAGTTTACGCTCGATCAATTGGCGGGCGACCAAAGGCCCAACGCTACGCATGCTCAGGTGATTGCCTCCGGCTTCAATCGGAATCACATGCACAATGGCGAAGGAGGACGAATCGCGGAAGAAACCCGCGTTGAAAACGTATTCGATCGTACCGAAACTACGGCAACCGTTTGGCTTGGCCTCACTTTTACATGCTGCCGGTGTCACACGCATAAGTTTGACCCGATTACGAATACCGAGTATTTCGCGCTTTACGACTTCTTCAATCAAACATCGGAAGCTGGCGGGATCCGCGGCGGCGCGGTTCCTCCGGCGATCACCTATATCAGTGAAGAAAACCGCGCGAAGTTGAACCAGTACGACCAGCAACTTGCTCGTTTGAATCAGACGCTATTGAACGATGACCCTGCGGCGGACTCGGCCCAGGCTATTTGGGAAGAGGAACAACGTGCGGTTCAGCCATGGACCATGCCGACACTGGTTGACTTCCAGACAAGTGGCAAGTCGAAGCTCGTGCAACTTGAAGATGGTTCGCTGAGGGCTGAGGGTGCTCGCCCCGATCAGGACGTTTACACGATCGTGGCGCGGACCGATCGCGAGAATCTGAAGTCGATTCGCCTGGAGGCGATCAAAGATGATGTTGCTTCGCCGGCTGGCAGTACCGGCAGAGCTGACAATGGGAATGCGGTGCTTAGTGAGTTTGAGGTCTTCGTGCGGCCGTTGAAGTCATCGGATGAAAACGAAGTGCCGCTGAAGATTGCGAGCGGTAAAGCCGAGCACGCTCAAAGCGGCCATCCTCTCGAGGCGGCATTCGATGGTCAGAACGCGGGGGGGGGCGGCTGGGCGACCGAAGGCTTCCGCCGTAAAGAGAGCAACACGGCCATCTTCAACACGAAAGAGCCATTCGGGTTCGAAGGTGGTACGGAGATTCGTTTCGTGATTCGTTGCGAGTCTCAGCACATCGCCCACACGCTTGCCCGAGTGAGACTTTCCGTGGGAGATGGCGATGGCAAGGAGTCGCTTTCGCCTGAGATCTGGCAAGCTCTGAACAAGCCCTCCGAGACGCGTTCGAGCAAAGAAGCGAACGCCTTGCGTCGGCTTTTTCGCAGCAAATACTACCCAGGTGGTAGTACCGACGGAAAAACCTATCAAGAGGTTTCACGGCAGATTCAGAAGGCCGAGGCAGATCGGAAGAAGCTGCGAGAGACGCTTGATAAGACCAAGGTGATGGTGATGGATACGCTCGAGAAAGGTCGCGAGACGCGGATTCTCGAGAAGGGACTTTACAACAAACCTATTGGGGACGTGGTCTCCCCAGGCGTTCCGAGCGTGTTACCGGCGCTGCCCGATGACGCTCCGCGTGACCGCTTGGCTTTGGCCAAGTGGTTAGTCGAATCAGATAACCCGCTAACCTCGCGTGTGATTGTGAATCGCTATTGGCAATTGTTTTTCGGCCAAGGGCTGGTGACCACGCCTGAGGACTTTGGTACACAGGGAAAACGTCCTTCGCATCCCGACTTACTCGATTGGCTGGCGGTTGAATTTCAAGCAAGCGGATGGGACGTCAAGGCTATACATCGCTTGATTGTTACTAGCGCAACCTATCGCCAAAGCGCGCAGCAATCGCCGCAATTGCGTGAACGCGACCCTCAAAACGTATTGTTAGCTCGACAGAATCGATTTCGCCTGCCGTCGTGGATGATTCGCGATCAGGCGTTGAGCGTGAGCGGGTTGGCTTCGCTGCAAATGGGTGGACCTCCCGTGAAGCCATACCAGCCAGAGGGAATCTGGGCCGAGGCTACCTTTGGTAAGAAGAAGTATCAACAGGACCATGGCGATGCCCTCTACCGACGTAGTTTGTACGTGTTCTGGCGTCGCATCGTTGGTCCAACCATGTTCTTTGATGTTGCCAACCGGCAAACATGCTCAGTGGAAACCGCCATTACGAACACGCCGCTGCATGCTTTGACGACGCTCAATGACATCGCATATATCGAAGCGGCTAGAGGACTGGCCACCCGCGTCATTAGCAAAGCAGAAGACCCGGGCGATCGGATCCGGGAGATTTACTCGTATTTACTTTCACGACCTCCTAGCGAAGAGGAGCTGGGCATCGTTCGACGCAGGCTCGAGCTTCTCGAGAGCGAATTCAATGGTGACCCGGAAAAGGCAAAACAGCTCCTGGAGATTGGCGAATCGCAGCCAGACGATTCGATACCAGCAGTAGAATTGGCCGCTTACACCGCGCTTTGCAATGCCCTAATGAATTTAGACGAGGTCCTCAACCGACCATGA